ATGGATGCAAGGCAGTGTAATTTTTGTAGACATTTTATTAGTTTGTGCTGACcgtgtgccataataaattgtttgtacagcgctgtgtacatttacagtgctttataaataataataataataataataataataataataataataataataatgtatttgtatttgcaAATAAACACGACAGAACAtccttctaggaatctccaggtcctccggcacaactctgtggtcagtatcCACCTgatgttgactatagaattgcactggagggcctacaaatgcctagagaagtctaGGTCTTagattgcaactctatggtcagtctttggaagagtcatgctggaggacctagagattcctagagggaacatattgaccaaatccatgaataatcaaagccacaaagtCAAAGACGTAGCGGGCTTATGGTACCAGCATGTGCCATAAATTGGAGCTGATGTAGGCGCATAGGCAAAACAGCTTCCTCTTTTTGAAGTCATGACTATGCCATCTTGGTAAAAAAATGGAAACCATTTGGAACAGACTAGGTCCATTTCCATTTGAGGCTGTAATTATCTTTGAACGGTTTAACACAGCAACAAGGTCCTGAAATGTTCTTCATTGTGGGGTTTCACTAACTCTGTTTGGTCAAAAGAAATGCTTGCTCATGTGGAGGAGGATAGTCACTGAATGAGGGGGAATGAGTGCCAAAGGTTCTTCTGAGCGCTAGAAGTTCACAACTTTGCTGCCAAGAAAAactccaaaacaaaaccaaaactgaAGGAATTAAAGCTGTTGTTGAAGACAACGGGGTTCTGTCTCCCTCTTTAGGTCACATCTGAcatcagttttgttttctgtttttaaacctCGAACCTAGAAtcgtagagtcggaagagaccccaagggccatctagtccaactccctgccatgcaggaactcacaagcaaagcatccccaagagatggccatctagcctctgtttaaaggcctccaaagagggGAGAccccattacactccgaggaaggagtgtattccactgttgaagttcccttactgtcaagaagttcctcctaatgttgaactggaatctcttttcctggagcttgcatccattgcttcattgtcctagtctctggagcagcagaaaacaagcttgctccctcctcaatatgacatacatCCCTGAAAtgcttaaacaggactatcatatcgcctcttatcCGTCTCTTCTCAGGGGGAAATGCTTTGTGAGGACTAAAATCTATGTCCTGCTTACTGATCTTAATGGAGAGGCAGAAAGCTTTCCTCCTGTGGCTTGGATCATGTCCACAGTATCACTTACACAGCTGCTAAATTTTGCAGACCTGGAACACAGCTCTGGCTTCCAGCTGGATCAGTGCCTCTGTCTGCTTTTGTCCTTTAACTCAGTCTCATTCTGCCGTCCCACAGAACTTAAACCCAGACTTCCCATAGCACCAAACTGTAagcttttctctgtttttaatgaAGGAAAAATTGGTTCCAACTACGGGGTGCGAATTTATCTTGGCTGCTGGACGGCCAGGAATTAAACACCTCTCTGAAACTGCAAGGCAGGTTCAGTCCAGGTTTTGAGTTAGTGAATTTTGAATTGATGATTCAGGACGTCTTGGACATGGTCCCACTCTTTCTGTTTTCTATTGCGCCTTTCACGACAGAGTcagatgctggcatggaagcgaGTGGGGtacattctccgaagatgccagccactggcgaaacgtcagggataaactctttgagaacatggccacataccctgaaaaacccacaaagaactaaaGATTGTCCTGTTTGGAGCTCTTTAGGAGTTACCTTTTCAGTTCGATCGTGAAGCAAACTGGGAACTGGCAAAAGGTTTAATACTGGAGTGGTATGAGGAGAGGAGAGCCAGCTTCTGGGATAGTGGTGCTGCCTTATAATTAATAGCGAATTGCAATAGGATTATTTAATTAATCATCGTTTGGGGgaagagaaatcttgccaaaagacaAAGCGATAGCACCTAAGGGATGAAGAGAACGTTACTTGGAATGAACAGCTTGGGATTTTATGAAAGACAGACATGTCTCACTTAAAGCCTGTTGtagagaagctcctttttgcaaagtgTTTGTATGCAATGAAAATGTTAAACTTCAtgtttgtggtgtaggaacctatcccaattctttccatgttctttctgcctctgataccaaagtatctgttaaagaagtaatgcacaTGAACACATGTACTTTGTTAGCTAAGGTATAATTGTAACTGTCTGATGTTGGCACTTTGGGTGTTGAATACTGGCTTTGTGCCGTTCGCCTTAACCTTATAATGTAGTAGTACCATCATAAGGAATATGAAGTCGAAGTATGTGAACAATTTTGGGAAGCTCTGTGTGCTGGTTATGAATGAAACGCAAGGCATGTGCTTGATGTTAGGTTTCTTCAAATTGACTctggctcatggcaaccctaccctagatttttcttgacaagatttatccaGAAGAAGTTTGCCGTTAccttcctccatcatcatcatcatcatcattatcatcatcaattTCTATCTATTTCCTTGAAGGCTgtgagagtatgacctgcccaaagtcacccattgggttttcatggctggttGGGGATTGAACTCGGGTCTCTTGGATTTCAAGTTCAACAACTCAGGCCACTCCATCTACCCCACTGGACCCAGGCAAATACCTAACaatgtcttttcctttcctttttttaaacagagcttaACAAAAACCCAGTGGAAGGCTTTTCGGCAGGCTTAATAGATGACAACGATCTCTATCGATGGGAAGTCCTCATTATTGGCCCTCCAGATACACTGTAGTAAGTAGCCGCATGTTTTAAAACCAAAGCAAATCTTATCACTTAACTATCTAATGTTTTGTGAACTGccgtatatattcgactataagtcgacctcatgtataaaatCAAGGGCGAATTttgggccaaagttatggattttactatgacctgtggataagttgagggtaaaacttagcagcatatagcaaaggatctaaattccagcagacataattgtgcttactcttaaggctggatggatggcagTAAAGGGGACAGATTATTCTCTTGCTTTTCTCCAGgggatgtttccttcttttcaaTAAGActtaagatacagtacttcacattgacccatggataagtcaactcgggtttttggggtcattttttgacccaaatttctagacttatacatgaatatatacagttcCAGGTCCTgatctctgtagcagcagaaaacaagcttgctccctcctcaatatgagatcccttcaaatatttaaacaaggctatcatatcacctcttaactgtctttcttccaggctaaacatccccaactccctaagttcttccttataggacatggtttccagacccttcactattttagtcgccctcctttgtacacactccagtttctcaatgtcctttttgaattgagtgcccagaactggacacagtattccaggtggagccagaccaaagcagaatagagtgaaacgattacttcccttgatctagaccagtggttcctaacctgtgggtcgggactcctttgggggtcaaatgaccctttcatgggggttgcctaagaccattggaaaacacttatttaattacagttatgaagtagcaacaaaaataatttcatgggtttgggtcaccacaacatgaggaactgtattaaagggtcgtggcattaggaaggttgggaaccactgatctagagcagaatagggtggcactattacttcccttgatctaggcattatacttctattggtgcagcctaaaattgcattggccttgttagctgccacatcttactgttgactcatgttcaacttgtggtctacttgaactcctagatccctttcacacatagtttcattcagccaggtgttccccatcctatatcttccTCCGCTTCTCAAACTGTTTTTGTCccgaagaagaagagaaagacaaggagGGCACTTGGAGAAGCTGCCTCTCCcttagggaggaagagaagagcaggGAAACTTGCTTTAGCGTGGCCTCTGGTGGGGCTCATCCCAAGCCGCCATTTCTTCTTCCCCTACCCTTCCTATCGCTGCCCCAGTTCTTGGGACAAGATGATGCCGCAACCACAACCAGAATACAGTACCTCCTCACTCAGTGCACATGGTGGCTAAAGGAGAGCCAGTGTCTCCAGTGGTCTCTGGTGGAAGAGGAGGCCGGCAGCACTTCTTGCTTGGGACCATCACTACTGTCAGGTTGGTTTCCTCGGAGACAGTGTGGCTGTGTATGaaatagtacagtgcgcccttgccttatgcggggggtccaTTCCGGTCCCCCTCCCGCATATAAGGTAAATTCTGCGTatgatcaagccccattcatttgaatgaggTGCACACCCCACTCACCAAGTTGGCGTATGGGGAGCTGACATATGGTGCAGGTGCGctgtatgtgtaaaatttactcATGTGTTAAGTACTGaacttatttaaataaaactgttctaatttgaataatgttatttccttataaataaCACGCGAATGTGCCAAAGAAAATGTGCACACTAAacacacaaaatgtttttattcatatactatgtggTGGGGGGATGCTTGCATGTAGTTGTAAAGGGGGGAAAGTTTGAGATCCACTGCCTTAGAGCCATTATTGTACACAGCTTCCTTCGTTTTGAAGGTAACGTGATAAACTTACTCTGCCAAATGCAGTATATTGGAAGCTTAGCAAGCAGAACTGGTTGCCTCTCACTTGACactattcttttttcccctgcaaGGGACAAAATTGTGCTATGAAAAATGCAAATGTAGGCTTTCTCTTAAAGAtttgaagaaagagaggaatgcatatatatatatatatatgtagaccTGCTGATGATGGAAAGCCTGAAATAAGGTCACTTGCTCTTGAACAGATGTTGTACGCAAATGGTATTGATATATGGATGTGCATGGCTTACGACTATCTACTGCTTGACAAGTACAAGCTCAGGCACTTGTCCTCGTGTTCATTCATTTTCACACCTGCCACGGACAAAATGCCGGTTTCGGCCCGCAGCCAAGAAGCGGGTTGTTTCACTTCACAGGGACAAGGCAGCGTGCAGGTGGCTCTGTGACACTTGCTTTGTGACAGACGTCTGCCAGTCTTGCGCCCAGAGAGACACGAAAGCTTTTGTTACTCCATTATTTGATCTGGACATTACTGTTTGAGACAGTGCTGGGAAGAAATCTATTAAATGTGATACCCAGGATGTGCACATTTCATCCTAATCTAtaaaatgggatttatttctaGGTTAATATACTTGCCCCTCTCTTTTGACTCTTGTTTTTCCCTTTGTCGTGTTGTGGGCCATATCTAGGCTACAGACATATGGATTTAGTGGCAATTCCTTATCCGCATGTCACTGGGTAGAATTGTTTGGGGTCAGGATTGATAAAGCTTAATGTAGAAAGCTTATTACAGCTACCATTAATACGGACCCCTGTGTTtaacatcccaggattcccatcATCTTTACTGTTATGTTGTCATTGCATATTATTTATCATTATGATTATTAATTTGGGGGTTTTAAGTGTTAcgttggagggagggataatgggttttattcagtattttattgtactttgtattgtattttattctctttGGAAGCTGTCTCGATCCAaccagagaggcgggatataaataaaaagcagGGGGAGTCAGGGGGGGCATTTTTATAGATCAAGCATAGAATCGTAATGTAGACACACATTATATTTTGTCCCTTTCTAATGTTATATTAAGATCCATTCAGTCTTCAGAGTGAGCACAGTTTTTGCcagccagaattttgtaagttctttggcttcgttttcctttgcttcgtcctttacatccttcgtAAAGGAttatgaaggatgtaaaggacgtgGGTACCTTCGTGGGTAAATTTTAACCTCAATTTACCCACGAATCACATCAAAATCAgtacttttacacacacaccccatctgcctttgacttatatataaggtcgacttatacacaagcaATACAataggccctccttatccacaaatttttaatccacggattcaagcacccacagcttgaaaatattacaaatagcaaaccttgactttgccgttttatataagggactccatattgctatgccattgtatttaatgggtcttgagcatccacggattttgttattttgggatcttggaaccaaagcccagcggataacaagggcccactgtacaatctCTTGAACACTGGCCTtttccagactgcccaaataaagctgcttggggtctctttggaggtatgctgtttaaatgacgcatgcatcctaagaatctggaagctgcaccaaagctgccctccagtgcttaggaatggagtgtggctttggtgcaacctccggactcttaggacacatgcatcatttatacagcatacctccaaagagacctgaagcagctttattttggcagtctggaacaggccaatatTTTTATCGGAAATGCTCTGTGATTTTTTTGTTCTAGGACAGGTTGACTAGTTCAAAGCAATGCTCAGATAAAACCAGGAACCTTCTGAAGGCCAGTTAATAAGATGTCTGTCCATTTTTTTCAGTGAAGGTGGTGTTTTCAAGGCTCATCTTACGTTCCCAAAGGACTATCCACTCAGGCCGCCAAAAATGAAGTTTATCACAGAAATATGGCATCCAAACGGTAAGAAGCTTGTCTTTTTCGTGTATCAAATGTAGCGTTCTGTCTCAGCTTAAAGAGTCTGGAGAATTTGGGAGAGGATTGGCATCTTTACAGGTTTCGGTAGTACCAGACATCCACCTGAAAAAGGAGGCTGATGGAAACGACTTTCCttactgttcgacagtggaacaaactccctcgaagtgtagtggagtctccttccttagaggtcttcaaacagaggctggatggccaccagttggggatgctttgattgtgatttcctgcatggcagaatggggttggactggatggcccttcttggggtctcttccaactgtacgattctatgattctaccaccACATCTCCCAAAATTCTTCTTGAAGATCATGGCAATCGTGTGGTGTTGCATAGGGCCTGCGGTGGAAAGGGGAGTTTATGGGAAATGGGGTGAAAATATCATtcagttaaaatattttcatgaatGAGATAATGTCTGTCCAGACCCTCTTTCTCCAAAACTAGCCCCATTCAGCAGGATCCCTTGCCTGGCTCTCAGGCAGCATTGCCAAAGATTAGGAGGAAGAACCTAAAGGAAAGTCAGATTCCACCTATCTTCATCTGCCCATGAGTAGATGCATCCCACTAAGTGTTTGCTTTAACTGGAAAGTGAACTTACTGAGCATGTAACTGAATGAATAAAGTGTTTTTGCCAGCGTGAGTGTTAGACTGAGGCATTGGGAAACTAGGGTTCGAagctctgctcggccatggaaacccattggataacttggggcaagtcacactacggagtttatcacactggggttaattttggcattaaagagagattaaagtgcattgaaagcatcctgcaaataaagcaaaaatggcaagtaattacgtgaatgattatcacaggCAATGGTGCAAATAAgcaatatcggaaatgcattgttgctgaaaccCCAAAAGTAAAGAGATGGGTGTTAATtcttctttgtggccactttgatggcaggttttgtgtgacgtcgtgtaAAATCGTTGTGCGTAATTACGCGATTTTTCCGAGATATTCAGAGGATAAACCCACTCTatgtcttcaagcagaggctggacggccatctgtcggggatgctttgattgtgatttcctgcatggcagaatggggttggactggatggcccttcttggggtctcttccaactctacgattctatgattctatactaatGTTGTAGCAGCAAAATTCATAATGGAAAGACGTGTGTGTCTATCCAAAATCTACTGCCAGTCAATAGAATTTTATTTTCATCATTTATGCATCCATCTATCAAACAATAAATGTATTTACGATcataataattacattttaattgggGAACGATGGATCAAGTGATAGAACTGAAGTCAAAACTCCCCATTCTTGTCCTATACGTTCCTTTGCACCATTTCCTGAAGAGAAATTTTCTTCATTGCTAAGCCTCTACAAATGTTTCTTCTCCCTTCTGTCTGGTAGTTGACAAAAATGGCGATGTCTGTATTTCCATCCTTCACGAACCCGGCGAAGACAAGTATGGCTACGAGAAACCTGAAGAGCGCTGGCTTCCCATCCATACTGTGGAAACTATCATGATCAGTGTAATTTCTATGCTGGCAGATCCCAACGGCGACTCTCCTGCCAACGTTGATGCAGCGGTATGACTTAATGTGGTTTGTAAATAGATCTCTTCCCAGCATTGTTGTTGGTGGCAGGG
This Sceloporus undulatus isolate JIND9_A2432 ecotype Alabama chromosome 11, SceUnd_v1.1, whole genome shotgun sequence DNA region includes the following protein-coding sequences:
- the UBE2G1 gene encoding ubiquitin-conjugating enzyme E2 G1 isoform X2, with the protein product MTTISIDGKSSLLALQIHCSGVFKAHLTFPKDYPLRPPKMKFITEIWHPNVDKNGDVCISILHEPGEDKYGYEKPEERWLPIHTVETIMISVISMLADPNGDSPANVDAAKEWREDRNGEFKRKVARCVRKSQETAFE
- the UBE2G1 gene encoding ubiquitin-conjugating enzyme E2 G1 isoform X1 — translated: MTELQSALLLRRQLAELNKNPVEGFSAGLIDDNDLYRWEVLIIGPPDTLYEGGVFKAHLTFPKDYPLRPPKMKFITEIWHPNVDKNGDVCISILHEPGEDKYGYEKPEERWLPIHTVETIMISVISMLADPNGDSPANVDAAKEWREDRNGEFKRKVARCVRKSQETAFE